One part of the Hydrogenobacter sp. T-2 genome encodes these proteins:
- a CDS encoding ATP-binding protein, translating into MAILRAMDKRNVKLNPDIESYVNRILQEDEISYTTVPIKKIQTEAQSDRIVKEIIQRLASSQDYEEELSYILSELVINFLIHGQSPATVYCQVYPNIDEIEIGVVDRGLGFLKTISRVRKVETHKDALKEAVKKGVSGYAKMVYSSAVKHAGMGLYIISEILKDCEGLMYMISGNALYDVVSGKTLECDFNWDGSIVYIRLCRDKFKRKVSDYGIGLYISMKLSTQEDEDVF; encoded by the coding sequence GTGGCTATTCTTAGAGCTATGGATAAGCGTAATGTTAAACTCAACCCTGACATAGAAAGCTATGTCAATCGCATACTTCAAGAAGATGAAATATCCTATACTACTGTTCCCATTAAGAAAATACAAACAGAAGCCCAGTCTGATAGGATAGTCAAAGAAATAATTCAAAGATTGGCGAGCTCGCAGGACTATGAAGAGGAACTTTCCTACATACTAAGTGAATTGGTAATAAACTTTCTTATTCATGGACAAAGCCCAGCTACTGTATATTGTCAAGTTTATCCTAACATTGATGAAATAGAAATAGGTGTTGTTGATAGAGGCTTAGGCTTCTTGAAGACAATTTCAAGGGTAAGAAAAGTAGAAACTCATAAAGATGCCCTAAAAGAAGCGGTAAAGAAAGGAGTTTCTGGATATGCTAAAATGGTATATTCATCTGCAGTCAAACATGCAGGTATGGGCTTATATATAATCTCAGAAATACTAAAGGACTGTGAGGGTTTAATGTATATGATTTCAGGAAACGCCTTGTATGACGTGGTATCAGGCAAAACATTAGAATGTGATTTTAACTGGGATGGTAGTATAGTTTACATAAGGTTATGCAGGGATAAGTTTAAAAGGAAAGTTTCGGACTATGGCATAGGACTTTACATAAGCATGAAGCTATCAACGCAAGAGGATGAGGATGTTTTTTAA
- the argF gene encoding ornithine carbamoyltransferase, translating into MKRNFVDLWEISSEEGWIILQDALSIKKGLDREKYLKDKNIALYFTKPSTRTRVSFEVAIAQLGGNTIFLQEESLQVSRGEDLKDTARTLSRYVDGIVIRTDSHKKLEEFAKYSDIPVINALTDMAHPCQILSDIFTLYETFGEDLQSIKIAYVGDGNNVCNTWLVGAGLFGLKLFVATPEGYEPSSLYYQAGEDLCKITGGSIYLTTNPVEAVKDAHAVYTDVWVSMNQDRKEEKLQTLRPYQVNRDLLSYAKPEVKVMHCLPARKGEEITEEVFESHADFIFTQAENRLHTQKALLKFLFSNST; encoded by the coding sequence ATGAAGCGGAATTTTGTTGATCTTTGGGAGATAAGCTCTGAGGAAGGGTGGATTATACTCCAAGACGCTCTGAGTATAAAAAAAGGTCTTGATAGGGAGAAGTATCTTAAAGATAAAAACATAGCCCTATACTTTACAAAACCCTCTACAAGAACTCGCGTATCCTTTGAGGTAGCTATAGCCCAGCTTGGTGGTAATACCATATTTCTGCAAGAGGAGAGCTTACAGGTTTCAAGGGGCGAAGACCTAAAGGATACTGCAAGAACCCTTTCAAGGTATGTGGATGGGATAGTTATAAGGACGGACTCTCACAAAAAGTTAGAGGAGTTTGCCAAATACTCAGATATACCTGTGATAAACGCTCTTACAGATATGGCACATCCATGCCAGATACTGAGCGATATCTTCACCCTTTACGAAACCTTTGGAGAGGATTTGCAGAGTATAAAGATAGCTTATGTGGGAGATGGAAACAACGTGTGCAATACATGGCTTGTGGGTGCTGGGCTCTTTGGTCTTAAGCTTTTTGTGGCAACTCCAGAAGGTTATGAGCCAAGTAGTCTATACTATCAAGCTGGTGAAGACCTGTGCAAGATAACTGGAGGTAGCATATACCTAACTACGAACCCTGTAGAGGCGGTAAAGGACGCTCATGCAGTATACACAGATGTGTGGGTTAGCATGAACCAAGACAGAAAGGAGGAAAAGCTACAAACCCTAAGACCCTATCAGGTAAACAGGGATTTGCTATCATATGCAAAGCCAGAGGTCAAGGTTATGCACTGCCTCCCTGCAAGGAAGGGAGAGGAGATAACGGAAGAGGTCTTTGAGTCCCATGCGGACTTTATATTCACGCAGGCAGAAAACAGGCTTCACACCCAAAAAGCACTGCTTAAGTTTTTGTTTTCTAACTCTACTTGA
- a CDS encoding lytic transglycosylase domain-containing protein, whose protein sequence is MKLLFLLLMPYLSFAFYHCFFDAGKRYGVDPVLLIAIARVESNFNPRAVNVNKNGTKDYGIMQINSSWLERYRIPKEWIFEPCYNIHFGAMVLRRCMEKYKKISHAVDCYNKGSKAKGHGAYVESVFRNYKRYYTMLK, encoded by the coding sequence ATGAAATTGCTCTTTCTTCTACTTATGCCTTACCTCTCTTTTGCCTTTTATCATTGCTTTTTTGATGCAGGTAAGAGGTATGGAGTTGACCCAGTCCTTTTGATAGCTATAGCAAGGGTAGAGAGCAATTTTAATCCAAGGGCTGTAAACGTCAACAAAAATGGCACAAAAGACTACGGCATTATGCAGATAAATTCTTCTTGGCTTGAGAGGTATAGGATTCCAAAGGAGTGGATTTTTGAACCTTGCTATAACATACACTTTGGTGCTATGGTGCTTAGAAGGTGTATGGAAAAATACAAAAAAATAAGCCATGCGGTGGACTGCTACAACAAGGGAAGCAAAGCAAAGGGTCATGGTGCTTATGTGGAGAGCGTCTTTAGAAATTACAAAAGATACTACACTATGCTAAAATAG
- a CDS encoding succinate--CoA ligase subunit alpha, producing MEKNWNVGTVYLNDKTRIIVMGITGREASQVVAESEALYPGFIVAGVTPGKGGSEVAGKPVYNTVKEALAKHPEINTGIVYVPPASVKDAVIELVDAGIKVIFIITEHVPIRDTVYFYYYAKERGVVIVGPTSLGCMVPWIPARIGAIGGKNPSIAYEKGGLVILSKSGGLTTTTAEMFKRRGWGVYMALALGGDVISCTTFADALENIADDPNVKGVIIQGEVGGSYEEQAAETILRLWKEGRWSKPVAAFVAGRFQEKLEGVSFGHAGAIVERGKGKATDKIRAFNEVGKITGLVKVAEFYHDLVHCIEELRVPRDFEDTTPEGRVKPLYSTIDEETCQFRG from the coding sequence ATGGAGAAAAACTGGAATGTGGGGACTGTATATCTGAACGACAAGACACGAATAATAGTAATGGGAATAACGGGAAGAGAAGCCTCTCAAGTGGTGGCAGAGTCTGAGGCTCTCTATCCGGGTTTTATAGTGGCAGGTGTCACACCCGGAAAGGGAGGCTCAGAAGTTGCTGGCAAGCCCGTTTACAACACGGTGAAAGAAGCCTTGGCTAAACATCCTGAAATAAATACCGGCATAGTATACGTTCCTCCTGCTTCCGTAAAGGATGCTGTTATAGAACTTGTAGATGCAGGGATAAAGGTCATATTCATAATCACAGAGCATGTGCCAATAAGAGATACGGTTTACTTCTACTACTACGCCAAAGAGAGAGGTGTTGTCATAGTGGGTCCTACTTCCCTAGGTTGTATGGTCCCATGGATTCCTGCAAGGATAGGTGCAATAGGTGGTAAGAACCCATCCATAGCTTACGAAAAGGGTGGTCTAGTGATTCTTTCTAAGTCTGGCGGTCTTACTACTACAACTGCGGAGATGTTTAAACGCAGAGGGTGGGGTGTTTATATGGCTTTGGCTCTTGGTGGTGATGTGATATCTTGCACTACTTTTGCGGATGCTTTGGAAAATATAGCTGATGACCCAAATGTGAAAGGTGTAATAATTCAGGGTGAAGTGGGTGGCTCTTACGAAGAACAGGCAGCGGAGACCATCCTAAGGCTTTGGAAGGAAGGCAGATGGAGCAAGCCAGTGGCCGCCTTTGTGGCAGGAAGATTTCAGGAAAAACTGGAGGGCGTCTCCTTTGGACATGCAGGTGCTATAGTAGAAAGGGGTAAGGGTAAGGCGACAGATAAGATAAGAGCATTCAACGAAGTTGGTAAGATAACAGGGCTTGTTAAGGTTGCAGAGTTTTACCATGACCTTGTGCACTGCATAGAGGAGCTCAGAGTCCCAAGGGACTTTGAAGACACCACTCCAGAAGGAAGAGTCAAGCCTCTCTACTCTACTATTGATGAGGAAACCTGTCAGTTTAGAGGGTAA
- a CDS encoding TetR/AcrR family transcriptional regulator, translating into MRRKSTREKILDASLKLFSEKGIRETTVKDIAREVGITEGAIYRHFSSKDEIVLGLFSLYSEEFYNRLLSGIRSPISYKEKFYLTVHNFLSFCFENPSAFKYLDLFHYLRAQDVKNFSPLPKDAILELIEEGIRVGSVKIGKEYALAVFVGALERVFLLVEAGLLEKKEGLEEEMAEIIWKAVS; encoded by the coding sequence ATGCGTAGAAAAAGCACCAGAGAAAAGATTCTGGATGCATCTCTAAAATTATTTTCTGAGAAGGGTATAAGAGAGACTACGGTAAAAGACATAGCGAGGGAAGTTGGTATAACAGAAGGAGCCATATACAGGCATTTCAGTAGTAAAGATGAGATAGTTCTTGGTCTTTTTAGTTTATACTCCGAAGAATTCTACAACAGGCTTTTGTCTGGGATAAGGTCTCCCATAAGCTACAAGGAAAAGTTTTATCTGACTGTTCATAACTTTCTGAGCTTTTGCTTTGAAAACCCATCCGCCTTTAAGTATCTTGACCTCTTTCATTATCTTAGAGCCCAGGATGTGAAAAACTTTAGCCCTCTTCCTAAGGATGCAATTCTTGAGCTTATAGAAGAAGGTATAAGGGTGGGTTCGGTAAAGATAGGAAAAGAATACGCACTTGCTGTTTTTGTAGGAGCTCTTGAAAGGGTTTTTCTGCTTGTAGAGGCTGGGCTTTTAGAGAAGAAAGAGGGTCTTGAGGAGGAAATGGCGGAGATAATATGGAAGGCTGTGAGTTAA
- a CDS encoding spherulation-specific family 4 protein translates to MRSQKEIIVIINPDNGPGATKYQEFENIINIYKASGKRVLGYVKTDYARRNPQEVIADIQRYLDFYPQIKGSFLDEVSKKLKNFEYYRHIYDYVKKRGNFMVVIDPGTKMPQDYYSMADRV, encoded by the coding sequence TTGAGAAGCCAAAAGGAGATAATAGTGATAATAAATCCTGATAACGGTCCAGGTGCTACGAAATACCAAGAGTTTGAAAACATAATAAACATATACAAGGCATCGGGTAAAAGGGTGTTGGGTTATGTGAAAACTGACTACGCTCGCAGAAATCCGCAAGAGGTCATAGCGGATATACAAAGGTATTTGGACTTTTATCCTCAGATAAAGGGCTCTTTCCTTGATGAGGTGAGCAAGAAGCTTAAAAATTTTGAATACTACAGACATATATACGATTATGTAAAGAAACGCGGAAACTTTATGGTGGTAATAGACCCTGGGACAAAGATGCCTCAGGATTATTATAGCATGGCGGATAGGGTGTAG
- a CDS encoding sigma-54-dependent transcriptional regulator, with the protein MRANILVVDDEKGIKETLRSILEEEGYSVSIADSIKSMKERVERSYFHCVLLDLWLPDGNGLEYISYLKEKLPGSAIIVITGHGKTEHAVRSIKEGAYDFLEKPFSMDRLLTTVEKALRETIRSKREEDQDPIIGKSRQILQVKELIHKVAKTNANVLILGESGTGKELVARRIHTLSERSEGPFVDINCAGLPDDLVEAELFGYEKGAFTSASQRKLGKIELAHGGTLFLDEVSELSPKAQAKLLRVLETKEFTRLGGTQVIMSDFRLICATNKDLQEGVKKGNFREDLYHRISTFVISLPPLRERDEDIILLAEHFLSKFLREYNKQPKYLNEGARKLLESYPWKGNVRELKNLMERLVILHESTQITEKDLKSLLGFDHEPEDIRSLLMEKDLRKARQSFEKLFIERRLKENQYDLRKTAEAIGIDLSNLYRKIKQYEIEIGI; encoded by the coding sequence ATGCGCGCCAACATATTAGTGGTAGATGACGAAAAGGGTATAAAAGAGACCCTAAGGAGCATACTTGAGGAGGAGGGCTACAGTGTATCTATCGCGGACAGCATAAAGTCCATGAAGGAAAGGGTAGAGCGTTCTTACTTTCACTGTGTGCTTTTGGACCTTTGGCTTCCTGACGGTAATGGGCTTGAATACATTTCTTACTTGAAGGAGAAACTCCCGGGATCTGCCATTATAGTTATAACTGGTCATGGCAAGACAGAGCATGCAGTCAGGTCAATAAAAGAGGGTGCATACGATTTTCTCGAAAAGCCCTTTTCTATGGATAGGCTCTTGACAACAGTAGAAAAAGCCCTAAGGGAGACCATAAGGTCAAAAAGGGAGGAAGACCAAGACCCTATAATTGGCAAAAGCAGGCAGATACTACAGGTAAAGGAGCTCATTCACAAAGTGGCAAAGACCAACGCCAACGTCCTTATATTAGGAGAAAGTGGCACAGGAAAGGAGCTTGTGGCAAGGAGAATACATACCCTTTCAGAGAGGTCAGAAGGACCCTTTGTAGACATAAACTGTGCTGGGCTTCCTGACGACCTTGTGGAAGCAGAGCTTTTTGGCTACGAGAAGGGAGCTTTTACCTCCGCCAGTCAAAGAAAGCTTGGTAAAATTGAGCTTGCTCATGGTGGCACGCTCTTTCTTGATGAAGTTTCTGAACTTAGCCCAAAGGCACAGGCAAAACTACTTAGAGTGCTTGAAACAAAGGAGTTTACAAGGCTTGGTGGAACACAGGTAATAATGTCTGACTTTAGGCTCATATGTGCCACCAACAAGGACCTACAGGAAGGGGTAAAAAAGGGAAACTTCAGAGAAGACCTGTATCATAGGATATCCACCTTTGTGATAAGTCTCCCACCCCTTAGAGAAAGGGATGAGGATATAATTCTCCTTGCGGAGCATTTCCTGTCAAAGTTTCTAAGGGAATACAACAAACAACCTAAGTATTTAAATGAAGGTGCAAGGAAGCTTCTTGAAAGCTACCCATGGAAGGGGAACGTAAGAGAATTGAAAAACCTTATGGAAAGACTTGTCATACTCCACGAAAGCACGCAGATAACAGAAAAAGACCTGAAAAGCCTTCTTGGCTTTGACCACGAGCCAGAAGACATAAGGTCTCTTCTTATGGAAAAGGACCTAAGAAAGGCAAGACAGTCTTTTGAAAAGCTCTTTATAGAAAGGCGGTTAAAGGAGAACCAATATGACCTTAGAAAAACTGCGGAAGCCATAGGCATAGACCTTTCTAACCTATACAGGAAGATAAAGCAGTATGAGATAGAGATTGGAATATAA
- a CDS encoding TrpB-like pyridoxal phosphate-dependent enzyme: MKYFLSESQIPKRWFNIVPYLPKPLDPPLDPQTGQPVSPDKLLAIFPEPIVEQEVSDKEWIDIPEEVLRIYSLWRPTPLHRAKNLEEYLGTPAKIFYKNESVSPPGSHKPNTAVAQAYYNKISGVKRLTTETGAGQWGSSLSFATQFFGLECEVFMVRVSYNQKPFRRILMETWGGKVVPSPSPFTQSGRRFYDENPEHPGSLGIAISEAIERAVSTPDTKYSLGSVLNHVLLHQTVIGLEAKLQMEMAGYYPDYVIGCIGGGSSFAGIAFPFLKDKLTGEKPNLEVIAVEPKACPTLTEGEYRYDYGDTVGLTPLIKMYTLGHDFVPPPIHAGGLRYHGDAPLVCLLYHEGFVSASAYKQREIFESAVIFARTEGIVPAPESAHAIRKAIDIALECKKTGEEKVILFNLSGHGYFDLNAYHMYLKGELPDT, encoded by the coding sequence ATGAAGTATTTCCTTTCAGAAAGTCAGATACCAAAAAGGTGGTTTAACATAGTGCCTTACCTTCCAAAACCCCTTGACCCACCTCTTGACCCCCAAACTGGTCAACCTGTTAGCCCAGACAAGCTCCTTGCCATATTCCCAGAGCCCATAGTGGAGCAGGAGGTTTCAGACAAGGAATGGATAGATATTCCAGAAGAGGTGCTAAGAATATACAGCCTCTGGAGACCTACTCCCCTTCATAGGGCAAAAAACCTTGAAGAATACTTAGGCACACCTGCAAAGATCTTCTACAAAAACGAGAGCGTCTCCCCTCCTGGAAGCCACAAGCCAAACACTGCGGTTGCACAAGCATACTACAACAAGATATCTGGCGTGAAAAGGCTTACCACAGAAACGGGAGCAGGTCAGTGGGGAAGCTCTCTTTCCTTCGCTACCCAGTTCTTTGGGCTTGAATGCGAGGTTTTTATGGTAAGAGTGAGCTATAACCAAAAACCCTTTAGAAGGATACTTATGGAAACTTGGGGTGGCAAAGTGGTCCCTTCTCCAAGCCCCTTCACGCAGTCAGGGAGGAGGTTTTATGACGAAAACCCAGAACACCCAGGAAGCCTTGGCATCGCCATAAGCGAAGCCATAGAGAGGGCGGTTTCTACACCAGACACCAAATATTCTCTCGGAAGCGTCCTAAACCATGTTTTACTTCACCAGACAGTCATTGGGCTTGAGGCAAAGCTACAGATGGAAATGGCAGGATACTACCCAGACTATGTGATAGGTTGTATAGGTGGTGGGAGTAGCTTTGCAGGCATAGCCTTCCCCTTTTTGAAGGATAAACTAACAGGAGAGAAACCAAACCTTGAGGTGATAGCGGTTGAGCCCAAAGCTTGCCCAACCCTCACAGAAGGAGAATATAGATACGATTATGGAGACACGGTTGGGCTTACGCCCCTTATAAAGATGTATACATTGGGACATGATTTTGTGCCTCCCCCCATACATGCAGGTGGCTTGCGTTATCACGGTGATGCACCACTTGTCTGTCTTTTGTATCATGAAGGTTTTGTCTCCGCATCCGCCTACAAACAAAGAGAAATCTTTGAATCCGCTGTTATCTTTGCAAGGACAGAAGGTATAGTGCCCGCTCCAGAGTCCGCCCACGCCATAAGAAAGGCAATAGACATAGCCCTTGAGTGCAAGAAGACTGGAGAAGAAAAGGTTATCCTCTTTAACCTCTCAGGACACGGATACTTTGACCTCAACGCTTACCATATGTATTTAAAGGGAGAGCTTCCAGATACTTAA
- the trmFO gene encoding FADH(2)-oxidizing methylenetetrahydrofolate--tRNA-(uracil(54)-C(5))-methyltransferase TrmFO, with product MEEVIVIGGGLAGSEASYRLANMGLRVLLYEMRPNQYTPAHRTDKLAELVCSNTLGSLEITSGAGLLKAEMEMLNSLIVEAGRYAYVPAGTALAVDRELFSEYITRKITEHPNIKLIREEVKKVPRDRVVIIASGPLTSKALAEDIKELIGFDYLYFYDAISPIVEADSVDFSKGFWASRYGKGGDDYFNCPLTEEEYKVFYEELLKAEKVKPKDFENLVYFEGCMPIEELAERGYKTLLFGPMKPVGLKDPHTRKEPFAVVQLRKENKEGTLLSLVGFQTRMTYSEQKRVLRLIPCLRNAVFVKLGSMHRNTFIQSNRILTPFLNMRKYENIFFAGQITGVEGYIASAGTGLLAGINAGRLIKGKPLVVPSEETMLGSLVRYITIKEGTLQPMSPVLGLLPPLEKKVKDKQERKRLLSERAIKAMQSWILELT from the coding sequence ATGGAGGAAGTTATAGTAATAGGTGGTGGTCTTGCAGGTTCAGAAGCCAGCTATAGACTGGCAAACATGGGTCTTAGGGTATTACTCTATGAGATGAGACCCAACCAATACACCCCAGCCCACAGGACAGATAAACTGGCTGAGCTCGTATGCAGTAATACTCTTGGGAGCCTTGAGATTACCTCTGGTGCTGGACTTTTAAAGGCGGAGATGGAAATGCTTAACTCCTTGATAGTAGAAGCTGGCAGATACGCCTACGTGCCAGCAGGCACAGCCCTTGCGGTAGACAGGGAGCTTTTTTCTGAATACATAACTCGCAAAATAACAGAGCATCCCAACATAAAGTTAATAAGAGAAGAGGTAAAGAAAGTTCCAAGAGACAGGGTAGTTATTATTGCTTCTGGACCCCTGACATCCAAAGCCCTCGCGGAGGACATAAAGGAGCTTATAGGTTTTGATTATCTTTACTTTTACGACGCCATATCGCCTATTGTTGAAGCGGATAGCGTGGACTTTTCAAAGGGTTTTTGGGCTTCTCGCTATGGAAAGGGTGGAGATGACTACTTTAACTGCCCCCTTACGGAAGAAGAATACAAGGTCTTTTACGAAGAGCTTCTTAAGGCGGAGAAGGTAAAGCCAAAGGACTTTGAAAACCTCGTTTACTTTGAAGGCTGTATGCCAATAGAAGAACTCGCAGAAAGAGGATACAAAACATTGCTTTTTGGACCCATGAAGCCAGTAGGTCTAAAGGACCCGCATACCAGAAAAGAACCCTTCGCTGTGGTTCAGCTAAGAAAGGAAAACAAAGAAGGCACACTGCTTTCTCTTGTAGGCTTTCAGACGCGCATGACTTATTCAGAACAAAAAAGAGTTCTCAGGCTAATACCCTGTCTTAGAAATGCGGTTTTTGTGAAACTTGGTTCTATGCATAGAAATACCTTTATACAGTCAAACCGAATTCTCACACCCTTTTTGAATATGAGAAAGTATGAAAATATCTTTTTTGCAGGACAGATAACAGGTGTGGAGGGATACATTGCATCCGCAGGCACTGGTCTGTTAGCTGGTATAAACGCAGGAAGGCTTATAAAGGGTAAACCCTTGGTTGTCCCATCAGAGGAGACCATGTTAGGTTCTCTTGTAAGGTATATAACCATCAAAGAAGGAACGCTCCAGCCTATGTCTCCCGTGCTTGGACTTTTGCCACCTCTGGAGAAAAAGGTAAAGGATAAGCAGGAGAGGAAAAGGCTCTTGTCAGAGAGGGCTATAAAGGCTATGCAAAGTTGGATACTTGAGTTGACATAA
- a CDS encoding STAS-like domain-containing protein, with protein MEERIGIYDIVRNNFAGSRHYAEIIRETVYQHIQKGRRVVLDFENIDLITQSFADELIGIFVRAFGVDFVKTNISVINANKNIRNILNAVVSYSRQFQTA; from the coding sequence ATGGAAGAGAGAATAGGCATATATGATATAGTGCGGAATAATTTTGCAGGGTCGAGGCACTATGCGGAGATAATAAGAGAGACCGTTTACCAGCATATTCAGAAGGGTAGAAGGGTTGTTTTAGACTTTGAGAATATTGATTTAATAACTCAAAGTTTTGCGGACGAATTGATAGGTATATTCGTGAGGGCTTTTGGAGTAGACTTTGTTAAGACAAACATATCTGTTATAAACGCTAATAAAAATATAAGAAATATTTTGAACGCAGTAGTATCTTATAGCAGACAATTTCAAACCGCTTAA
- a CDS encoding CZB domain-containing protein → MVGIISLLRDLDIYLSQHAIYISKLERAIESCQPFEHKTCRECAFGKRFYEEVYPYMEEYEDNIKEMLHEIEKLHCHFHEIASRIDTQNPKPEDVEIIKKAKEDSTHLFQLLLALKREILK, encoded by the coding sequence ATGGTTGGGATAATAAGTTTATTAAGAGATTTGGACATATACCTTTCTCAACATGCCATATATATTTCCAAACTGGAAAGAGCCATAGAAAGCTGTCAGCCCTTTGAACATAAGACCTGCAGAGAATGTGCCTTTGGGAAAAGGTTTTATGAAGAGGTATATCCTTACATGGAAGAATACGAGGATAACATTAAAGAAATGCTACATGAAATAGAAAAACTTCATTGTCATTTTCACGAGATAGCCAGCAGAATAGATACCCAAAACCCAAAGCCAGAGGATGTGGAAATAATAAAAAAGGCTAAAGAGGACTCCACTCACCTTTTTCAACTACTTCTTGCACTAAAGAGAGAAATCCTCAAGTAG
- the glmS gene encoding glutamine--fructose-6-phosphate transaminase (isomerizing): protein MCGIVGYAGTSPALLVLLQGLERLEYRGYDSAGVALIENGKLYVEKKVGKIRELIRSLWGKELKATTGIGHTRWATHGEVCELNAHPHVDSKGEFAVVHNGIIENYRELKEELQRKSIEYKTQTDTETIAHLISLNYEGDLLKAVLKAIKKLKGAYAFAVITMKEPNRAVAVRYGSPLVVGIGKGENFIASDIPALLPFTKDVIPLNDGEVVDLRPDGFFIYDFEGNLLTKEIMHVPWDTLSAEKGGFKHFMLKEIFEQPRTLGDTIRGYISRSYDIPINLRDFRRVLVVACGTSYHAGLVGKYWIERYAKIPVELVYASELRYSDSPIGDGDLIIAISQSGETADTRFASFAMKEKGAMLLSIVNVIGSALDRESDYSLYTHAGPEIGVAATKTFTAQLAVLYALAVSHSEERENLMENLLKVPHLVEEVLSEAEKVKEIALKYAEFKNAIYLGRYLSYPVALEGALKLKEISYIHAEGYPAGEMKHGPIALIDERMPVIAIAPTDRVYEKILSNIEEVLARKGKVIGVGFRKDQKLKDLCQDILEVPQIEENLTPFLTIIPLQLFAYYIADYLGLDVDQPRNLAKTVTVE, encoded by the coding sequence ATGTGTGGAATAGTAGGCTATGCAGGAACAAGCCCTGCCCTTCTTGTCTTATTGCAAGGGCTTGAAAGGCTTGAGTATAGAGGTTATGACTCTGCAGGCGTCGCCCTAATAGAAAACGGGAAGCTCTATGTAGAGAAAAAGGTAGGCAAGATAAGGGAGCTCATAAGAAGCCTCTGGGGGAAAGAATTAAAGGCTACCACAGGTATAGGGCATACAAGATGGGCAACCCACGGAGAGGTCTGTGAGCTAAACGCCCACCCTCATGTGGACAGCAAGGGTGAGTTTGCAGTGGTTCACAATGGCATCATAGAAAACTACAGAGAACTAAAAGAAGAGCTTCAAAGAAAAAGTATAGAATACAAGACGCAGACGGACACAGAAACCATAGCACACCTTATTTCTCTTAACTATGAGGGAGACCTCCTAAAGGCAGTTCTCAAGGCTATAAAAAAGTTGAAGGGAGCTTATGCCTTTGCGGTAATAACCATGAAAGAACCAAACAGAGCGGTGGCGGTGCGGTACGGAAGCCCTCTCGTGGTAGGTATAGGCAAAGGAGAAAACTTTATAGCCTCTGACATACCAGCCCTTTTGCCCTTTACAAAGGATGTGATACCTCTCAACGACGGAGAAGTAGTGGACCTAAGACCTGACGGCTTTTTCATATACGACTTTGAAGGCAACCTGCTTACCAAGGAGATAATGCACGTGCCATGGGACACGCTTTCTGCAGAAAAGGGTGGTTTTAAGCACTTTATGCTAAAGGAAATATTTGAACAGCCAAGAACTCTTGGAGATACCATAAGAGGCTACATTTCAAGAAGCTATGACATACCAATAAACCTAAGAGACTTTCGCAGGGTATTGGTGGTTGCCTGCGGAACCTCCTATCATGCAGGTCTTGTAGGAAAGTATTGGATAGAAAGGTATGCAAAAATTCCTGTGGAGCTCGTGTATGCTTCAGAACTTAGATACTCAGACAGCCCAATAGGAGATGGAGACCTAATAATAGCCATATCCCAATCTGGTGAAACCGCAGATACGAGGTTTGCCTCCTTTGCCATGAAAGAAAAGGGGGCTATGCTCCTTTCAATAGTGAACGTAATAGGCAGTGCCTTAGACAGAGAATCTGACTATAGCCTATACACTCATGCGGGACCAGAGATAGGGGTTGCTGCCACAAAGACCTTTACCGCACAGCTTGCAGTTCTTTACGCCCTTGCGGTGAGCCATTCAGAAGAAAGGGAAAACCTTATGGAAAACCTTCTCAAAGTTCCTCACCTTGTGGAAGAAGTTCTATCGGAAGCTGAAAAGGTAAAGGAAATAGCCCTCAAGTATGCGGAGTTTAAAAACGCTATATATCTTGGCAGATACCTGAGCTATCCGGTAGCCCTTGAGGGTGCACTAAAGCTAAAGGAGATATCCTACATCCACGCAGAGGGCTATCCCGCAGGAGAGATGAAACACGGACCAATAGCCCTTATAGATGAGCGTATGCCCGTTATAGCCATAGCACCAACCGATAGGGTTTACGAGAAAATTTTATCCAACATAGAGGAAGTGCTCGCAAGAAAAGGAAAAGTAATAGGAGTGGGCTTTAGAAAAGACCAAAAACTAAAAGACCTTTGCCAAGATATCCTTGAAGTGCCACAGATAGAAGAAAACCTCACACCCTTCTTGACCATTATTCCGCTACAGCTATTTGCATACTACATAGCGGACTATCTTGGTCTTGACGTGGACCAACCACGAAACCTCGCAAAGACTGTTACTGTGGAGTAA